Proteins from one Thermococcus sp. M36 genomic window:
- a CDS encoding S-adenosyl-l-methionine hydroxide adenosyltransferase family protein, protein MITLTTDFGLRGPYVGEMKAAILRVNPNATLVDVTHSITRHSIVEGSFVMEQVVKYSPEGTVHVGVIDPGVGTERRAVIVEGDQWLVVPDNGLATLPMRHINPRRAWAIDLVRIRSFTGWRISPTFHGRDVFGPAGALLEAGIEPEQFAEEVPLEGLVRLDIEPKRKGDSWLLRVIYIDDFGNVILNLGGYGRPEAVELPDLGLRIPYLDTYGQVEPGELLALPGSHDYLEIAVNQGSAAERLGLRVGDELRVRLV, encoded by the coding sequence ATGATAACGCTGACGACCGATTTTGGTCTTAGGGGCCCCTACGTGGGTGAGATGAAGGCGGCCATACTCCGGGTGAATCCGAACGCCACGCTGGTTGACGTTACTCATTCCATAACGAGGCACTCCATAGTCGAGGGCTCCTTCGTCATGGAGCAGGTGGTCAAGTATTCGCCGGAGGGAACGGTTCACGTCGGCGTCATTGACCCGGGGGTTGGTACAGAGAGGAGGGCCGTTATAGTCGAGGGCGACCAGTGGCTGGTAGTGCCGGACAACGGTCTCGCAACGCTCCCTATGAGGCACATAAATCCCAGGCGTGCCTGGGCCATAGACCTAGTGAGAATAAGGAGCTTCACTGGATGGAGAATAAGCCCCACCTTCCATGGGAGGGACGTCTTCGGTCCGGCGGGGGCTCTGCTCGAGGCGGGCATAGAACCCGAGCAGTTTGCGGAGGAGGTACCGTTGGAGGGCCTCGTCAGGCTCGACATCGAGCCGAAAAGAAAGGGTGACTCCTGGCTGCTTAGGGTCATCTACATAGACGACTTTGGCAACGTCATCCTGAACCTTGGGGGCTACGGGAGGCCGGAGGCAGTTGAACTGCCTGATCTGGGGCTTAGAATCCCGTACCTTGACACCTATGGACAGGTCGAGCCCGGCGAACTGTTGGCCCTCCCAGGAAGCCATGATTACCTTGAAATAGCGGTCAACCAAGGTTCTGCCGCTGAAAGACTTGGGCTCCGGGTTGGGGATGAACTGAGGGTGCGGCTGGTTTAA